The following proteins are encoded in a genomic region of Glycine max cultivar Williams 82 chromosome 18, Glycine_max_v4.0, whole genome shotgun sequence:
- the LOC100792819 gene encoding pectin acetylesterase 5 isoform X2, which yields MPSWSSSSSALTAPNLRLRTLRIWSSKDYAIAAFIFLILFSLLLFSHLDSRYDSQPHHSKLVPLTLLRNANQTRALCLDGSAPGYHFQSGFGSGSRNWLIHIEGGGWCNSIPSCYQRKFTHLGSSDHMEKLIPFSGILSSDPAQNPDFFNWNKVKIRYCDGASFAGHPESERGSGLFFRGQVIWEAIMDELLSTGLSNAKQALLSGCSAGGLATLIHCDSFRQVLPKEATVKCLADAGFFLDEKDISGNSTMRSFYHDVAQLQGLAKSLHKDCIAKMEPSKCLFPSEIAKNIKTPLFLVHPAYDFWQIRNILVPQGSDPDGHWQRCRLDIRSCNANMIDKLDSYRGSLLKAVNEFQQRKEIGMFIDSCFVHCQTEMEVTWHSPNSPKINDKTIAESVGDWYFDREAVKRIDCSSFSCNPTCHNMDFT from the exons ATGCCTTCATGGTCGTCTTCTTCTTCCGCTCTAACCGCTCCCAATTTGCGTCTTCGCACTCTCAGAATTTGGTCCTCCAAGGACTATGCAATCGCCGCATtcattttcctcattctcttctctctccttcTCTTCTCCCACTTGGATTCCCGTTACGATTCCCAGCCCCATCACTCCAAGCTCGTTCCGTTAACCCTCCTCCGCAACGCCAACCAAACGCGCGCGC TTTGCTTGGACGGGAGCGCTCCCGGTTACCATTTCCAAAGCGGGTTCGGATCCGGATCCCGCAATTGGCTGATCCACATTGAG GGAGGAGGGTGGTGCAATTCGATACCTTCTTGCTACCAGCGAAAATTCACTCATTTGGGGTCTTCCGATCATATGGAGAAGCTTATTCCTTTTTCAGGAATTTTGAGCTCTGACCCTGCTCAGAACCCTG ATTTCTTTAACTGGAACAAGGTGAAGATACGTTATTGTGACGGTGCATCTTTTGCGGGTCATCCAGAGAGTGAG AGAGGAAGTGGGTTGTTCTTCAGAGGCCAGGTCATATGGGAAGCTATTATGGATGAACTCTTATCAACTGGCCTGTCTAATGCAAAGCAG GCTTTGCTTTCAGGATGCTCTGCTGGAGGGTTGGCAACTCTTATACACTGTGATAGTTTCCGACAAGTACTTCCAAAGGAAGCAACTGTCAAGTGTCTTGCTGATGCAGGCTTCTTCCTAGATGA GAAGGATATTAGTGGAAACAGTACAATGAGATCTTTCTATCATGATGTTGCCCAGCTTCAG GGTCTTGCAAAAAGTTTGCACAAAGATTGCATTGCTAAAATGGAACCATCTAAG TGTCTCTTTCCATCAGAAATTGCTAAAAACATAAAGACTCCACTGTTCCTTGTTCATCCAGCTTATGATTTCTGGCAG ATACGCAATATTTTGGTGCCTCAAGGATCAGATCCTGATGGTCACTGGCAAAGGTGCAGACTGGACATTCGCAGTTGTAATGCTAatatgattgataaacttgaca GTTACCGTGGCTCTTTGCTGAAGGCTGTGAATGAATTCCAACAACGAAAGGAGATTGGAATGTTTATAGATTCATGCTTCGTCCATTGCCAGACTGAGATGGAAGTGACGTGGCATTCACCCAACTCtcctaaaataaatgataag ACAATTGCGGAATCTGTTGGTGATTGGTACTTTGACCGAGAAGCGGTAAAGCGCATTGACTGCTCTTCTTTTTCGTGCAACCCCACTTGCCACAACATGGATTTCAcctga
- the LOC100792819 gene encoding pectin acetylesterase 5 isoform X3 gives MPSWSSSSSALTAPNLRLRTLRIWSSKDYAIAAFIFLILFSLLLFSHLDSRYDSQPHHSKLVPLTLLRNANQTRALCLDGSAPGYHFQSGFGSGSRNWLIHIEGGGWCNSIPSCYQRKFTHLGSSDHMEKLIPFSGILSSDPAQNPDFFNWNKVKIRYCDGASFAGHPESEQRGSGLFFRGQVIWEAIMDELLSTGLSNAKQALLSGCSAGGLATLIHCDSFRQVLPKEATVKCLADAGFFLDEKDISGNSTMRSFYHDVAQLQGLAKSLHKDCIAKMEPSKCLFPSEIAKNIKTPLFLVHPAYDFWQIRNILVPQGSDPDGHWQRCRLDIRSCNANMIDKLDNLECCRY, from the exons ATGCCTTCATGGTCGTCTTCTTCTTCCGCTCTAACCGCTCCCAATTTGCGTCTTCGCACTCTCAGAATTTGGTCCTCCAAGGACTATGCAATCGCCGCATtcattttcctcattctcttctctctccttcTCTTCTCCCACTTGGATTCCCGTTACGATTCCCAGCCCCATCACTCCAAGCTCGTTCCGTTAACCCTCCTCCGCAACGCCAACCAAACGCGCGCGC TTTGCTTGGACGGGAGCGCTCCCGGTTACCATTTCCAAAGCGGGTTCGGATCCGGATCCCGCAATTGGCTGATCCACATTGAG GGAGGAGGGTGGTGCAATTCGATACCTTCTTGCTACCAGCGAAAATTCACTCATTTGGGGTCTTCCGATCATATGGAGAAGCTTATTCCTTTTTCAGGAATTTTGAGCTCTGACCCTGCTCAGAACCCTG ATTTCTTTAACTGGAACAAGGTGAAGATACGTTATTGTGACGGTGCATCTTTTGCGGGTCATCCAGAGAGTGAG caGAGAGGAAGTGGGTTGTTCTTCAGAGGCCAGGTCATATGGGAAGCTATTATGGATGAACTCTTATCAACTGGCCTGTCTAATGCAAAGCAG GCTTTGCTTTCAGGATGCTCTGCTGGAGGGTTGGCAACTCTTATACACTGTGATAGTTTCCGACAAGTACTTCCAAAGGAAGCAACTGTCAAGTGTCTTGCTGATGCAGGCTTCTTCCTAGATGA GAAGGATATTAGTGGAAACAGTACAATGAGATCTTTCTATCATGATGTTGCCCAGCTTCAG GGTCTTGCAAAAAGTTTGCACAAAGATTGCATTGCTAAAATGGAACCATCTAAG TGTCTCTTTCCATCAGAAATTGCTAAAAACATAAAGACTCCACTGTTCCTTGTTCATCCAGCTTATGATTTCTGGCAG ATACGCAATATTTTGGTGCCTCAAGGATCAGATCCTGATGGTCACTGGCAAAGGTGCAGACTGGACATTCGCAGTTGTAATGCTAatatgattgataaacttgaca ATTTGGAATGCTGCAGATATTGA
- the LOC100792819 gene encoding pectin acetylesterase 5 isoform X1, which translates to MPSWSSSSSALTAPNLRLRTLRIWSSKDYAIAAFIFLILFSLLLFSHLDSRYDSQPHHSKLVPLTLLRNANQTRALCLDGSAPGYHFQSGFGSGSRNWLIHIEGGGWCNSIPSCYQRKFTHLGSSDHMEKLIPFSGILSSDPAQNPDFFNWNKVKIRYCDGASFAGHPESEQRGSGLFFRGQVIWEAIMDELLSTGLSNAKQALLSGCSAGGLATLIHCDSFRQVLPKEATVKCLADAGFFLDEKDISGNSTMRSFYHDVAQLQGLAKSLHKDCIAKMEPSKCLFPSEIAKNIKTPLFLVHPAYDFWQIRNILVPQGSDPDGHWQRCRLDIRSCNANMIDKLDSYRGSLLKAVNEFQQRKEIGMFIDSCFVHCQTEMEVTWHSPNSPKINDKTIAESVGDWYFDREAVKRIDCSSFSCNPTCHNMDFT; encoded by the exons ATGCCTTCATGGTCGTCTTCTTCTTCCGCTCTAACCGCTCCCAATTTGCGTCTTCGCACTCTCAGAATTTGGTCCTCCAAGGACTATGCAATCGCCGCATtcattttcctcattctcttctctctccttcTCTTCTCCCACTTGGATTCCCGTTACGATTCCCAGCCCCATCACTCCAAGCTCGTTCCGTTAACCCTCCTCCGCAACGCCAACCAAACGCGCGCGC TTTGCTTGGACGGGAGCGCTCCCGGTTACCATTTCCAAAGCGGGTTCGGATCCGGATCCCGCAATTGGCTGATCCACATTGAG GGAGGAGGGTGGTGCAATTCGATACCTTCTTGCTACCAGCGAAAATTCACTCATTTGGGGTCTTCCGATCATATGGAGAAGCTTATTCCTTTTTCAGGAATTTTGAGCTCTGACCCTGCTCAGAACCCTG ATTTCTTTAACTGGAACAAGGTGAAGATACGTTATTGTGACGGTGCATCTTTTGCGGGTCATCCAGAGAGTGAG caGAGAGGAAGTGGGTTGTTCTTCAGAGGCCAGGTCATATGGGAAGCTATTATGGATGAACTCTTATCAACTGGCCTGTCTAATGCAAAGCAG GCTTTGCTTTCAGGATGCTCTGCTGGAGGGTTGGCAACTCTTATACACTGTGATAGTTTCCGACAAGTACTTCCAAAGGAAGCAACTGTCAAGTGTCTTGCTGATGCAGGCTTCTTCCTAGATGA GAAGGATATTAGTGGAAACAGTACAATGAGATCTTTCTATCATGATGTTGCCCAGCTTCAG GGTCTTGCAAAAAGTTTGCACAAAGATTGCATTGCTAAAATGGAACCATCTAAG TGTCTCTTTCCATCAGAAATTGCTAAAAACATAAAGACTCCACTGTTCCTTGTTCATCCAGCTTATGATTTCTGGCAG ATACGCAATATTTTGGTGCCTCAAGGATCAGATCCTGATGGTCACTGGCAAAGGTGCAGACTGGACATTCGCAGTTGTAATGCTAatatgattgataaacttgaca GTTACCGTGGCTCTTTGCTGAAGGCTGTGAATGAATTCCAACAACGAAAGGAGATTGGAATGTTTATAGATTCATGCTTCGTCCATTGCCAGACTGAGATGGAAGTGACGTGGCATTCACCCAACTCtcctaaaataaatgataag ACAATTGCGGAATCTGTTGGTGATTGGTACTTTGACCGAGAAGCGGTAAAGCGCATTGACTGCTCTTCTTTTTCGTGCAACCCCACTTGCCACAACATGGATTTCAcctga
- the LOC100792819 gene encoding pectin acetylesterase 5 isoform X4 gives MPSWSSSSSALTAPNLRLRTLRIWSSKDYAIAAFIFLILFSLLLFSHLDSRYDSQPHHSKLVPLTLLRNANQTRALCLDGSAPGYHFQSGFGSGSRNWLIHIEGGGWCNSIPSCYQRKFTHLGSSDHMEKLIPFSGILSSDPAQNPDFFNWNKVKIRYCDGASFAGHPESEQRGSGLFFRGQVIWEAIMDELLSTGLSNAKQALLSGCSAGGLATLIHCDSFRQVLPKEATVKCLADAGFFLDEKDISGNSTMRSFYHDVAQLQGLAKSLHKDCIAKMEPSKCLFPSEIAKNIKTPLFLVHPAYDFWQIRNILVPQGSDPDGHWQRCRLDIRSCNANMIDKLDNID, from the exons ATGCCTTCATGGTCGTCTTCTTCTTCCGCTCTAACCGCTCCCAATTTGCGTCTTCGCACTCTCAGAATTTGGTCCTCCAAGGACTATGCAATCGCCGCATtcattttcctcattctcttctctctccttcTCTTCTCCCACTTGGATTCCCGTTACGATTCCCAGCCCCATCACTCCAAGCTCGTTCCGTTAACCCTCCTCCGCAACGCCAACCAAACGCGCGCGC TTTGCTTGGACGGGAGCGCTCCCGGTTACCATTTCCAAAGCGGGTTCGGATCCGGATCCCGCAATTGGCTGATCCACATTGAG GGAGGAGGGTGGTGCAATTCGATACCTTCTTGCTACCAGCGAAAATTCACTCATTTGGGGTCTTCCGATCATATGGAGAAGCTTATTCCTTTTTCAGGAATTTTGAGCTCTGACCCTGCTCAGAACCCTG ATTTCTTTAACTGGAACAAGGTGAAGATACGTTATTGTGACGGTGCATCTTTTGCGGGTCATCCAGAGAGTGAG caGAGAGGAAGTGGGTTGTTCTTCAGAGGCCAGGTCATATGGGAAGCTATTATGGATGAACTCTTATCAACTGGCCTGTCTAATGCAAAGCAG GCTTTGCTTTCAGGATGCTCTGCTGGAGGGTTGGCAACTCTTATACACTGTGATAGTTTCCGACAAGTACTTCCAAAGGAAGCAACTGTCAAGTGTCTTGCTGATGCAGGCTTCTTCCTAGATGA GAAGGATATTAGTGGAAACAGTACAATGAGATCTTTCTATCATGATGTTGCCCAGCTTCAG GGTCTTGCAAAAAGTTTGCACAAAGATTGCATTGCTAAAATGGAACCATCTAAG TGTCTCTTTCCATCAGAAATTGCTAAAAACATAAAGACTCCACTGTTCCTTGTTCATCCAGCTTATGATTTCTGGCAG ATACGCAATATTTTGGTGCCTCAAGGATCAGATCCTGATGGTCACTGGCAAAGGTGCAGACTGGACATTCGCAGTTGTAATGCTAatatgattgataaacttgaca ATATTGATTAA